One segment of Triticum aestivum cultivar Chinese Spring chromosome 2A, IWGSC CS RefSeq v2.1, whole genome shotgun sequence DNA contains the following:
- the LOC123185019 gene encoding putative anthocyanidin reductase, which yields MSRVCVTGAAGYIAAWLVHKLLERGCVVHATLRSLRDEKKTGLLRSLPGAAERLVLFEADIYDAASFEPAIQGCEFVFLVATPLLHDSSSTKYKNITEAIVDATRIILQQCERSKTVRRVIHTASVTAASPLKEDGDGYKDSMNESCWSPLNLSYGYSNVHLDAYVSSKRLSEEELLGYNDKSEGRAFEVVTLACGLVGGDTIQPILWSSIPVVVAPLTGNEMHHNSLKFMQALCGSVPLVHIEDVCEAHLFCMDQPSVAGRFLCAVGYPNMEDYLARFAARYPEHKILLKKVAGEGVRVKGDSSKLVDLGFRFKYGVEETLDCSVECAKRMGEL from the exons ATGAGCAGGGTGTGCGTCACCGGAGCCGCCGGCTACATCGCGGCCTGGCTCGTCCACAAGCTTCTGGAGCGAGGCTGCGTCGTCCACGCCACCTTGAGATCCCTCC GGGATGAGAAGAAGACAGGGCTGCTGAGGTCGCTCCCCGGCGCGGCGGAGCGGCTGGTGCTGTTCGAGGCGGATATCTACGACGCCGCCTCCTTCGAGCCGGCCATCCAGGGCTGCGAGTTCGTCTTCCTCGTCGCCACCCCGCTGCTGCACGACTCCAGCAGCACCAAG TACAAGAACATAACGGAAGCGATCGTGGACGCGACGCGCATCATCCTGCAGCAGTGCGAGCGGTCCAAGACGGTGCGGCGCGTCATCCACACGGCCTCCGTCACGGCCGCCTCGCCGCTCAAGGAGGACGGCGACGGGTACAAGGACAGCATGAACGAGTCCTGCTGGTCGCCGCTCAACCTCTCCTACGGTTACAGCAACGTTCACCTCGAC GCGTACGTGTCGTCCAAGCGGCTgtcggaggaggagctgctggggTACAACGACAAGTCGGAGGGCAGGGCGTTCGAGGTGGTGACGCTGGCGTGCGGGCTCGTCGGCGGCGACACCATCCAGCCCATCCTGTGGAGCAGCATCCCCGTGGTGGTGGCGCCGCTCACCGGCAACGAGATGCACCACAACTCCCTCAAGTTCATGCAGGCGCTCTGCGGCTCCGTGCCGCTGGTGCACATCGAGGACGTCTGCGAGGCGCACCTCTTCTGCATGGACCAGCCGTCCGTGGCCGGCCGCTTCCTCTGCGCCGTCGGGTACCCCAACATGGAGGACTACCTCGCCCGCTTCGCCGCCCGCTACCCGGAGCACAAGATACTGCTCAAGAA ggtGGCGGGAGAGGGGGTGAGGGTGAAGGGTGATTCGAGCAAGCTTGTGGATCTGGGATTCAGGTTCAAGTATGGTGTGGAGGAGACGCTGGACTGCAGCGTGGAATGCGCCAAGAGGATGGGAGAGCTCTGA